The following proteins are co-located in the Pomacea canaliculata isolate SZHN2017 linkage group LG8, ASM307304v1, whole genome shotgun sequence genome:
- the LOC112569839 gene encoding leucine-rich repeat-containing protein 74A-like, with protein MEALIENCSITELNLSNNSLGSAGAGAVEKILMQNNLIHSVTLSGNHFKDVDVDHFALVLNERKVLKSLNLSHNEFGDIAASVLGQALATNDTLESLDLSWNHIRPKGGKSLMAGIKENVGLKRLSVANNGLGDEGCGAAAMAISSNSSLLELDMSGNRITNTGLLAFASQIKTNETLQVLKLGNNLATGLGAQALGEAILESETSA; from the exons ATGGAAGCCTTGATAGAGAACTGCAGCATCACAGAACTG AACCTCAGCAACAACAGCCTGGGAAGTGCAGGTGCTGGCGCCGTGGAGAAAATTTTGATGCAGAACAACCTCATCCACTCCGTTACTTTGTCTg GTAATCACTTCAAGGACGTGGACGTCGATCATTTCGCTCTCGTGCTGAAT gaaaGAAAAGTGCTGAAGTCATTGAACCTGTCTCATAACGAATTCGGAGACATTGCTGCGTCTGTTCTAGGACAAGCCTTAG CAACCAACGACACACTTGAATCCTTAGACCTCAGCTGGAATCACATTCGGCCAAAGGGAGGCAAATCGCTTATGGCTGGTATAAAG GAAAACGTGGGACTCAAACGTCTGTCAGTGGCCAACAACGGTCTGGGTGATGAGGGCTGCGGCGCGGCTGcgatggccatcagcagcaacagcagtctGCTGGAGCTGGACATGTCCGGCAACAGAATCACCAACACCGGCTTACTAGCCTTCGCATCGCAGATAAAAACCAACGAAACTCTGCAGGTGCTGAAG CTTGGCAACAACTTGGCCACTGGACTAGGAGCTCAGGCTTTGGGCGAAGCCATTTTGGAGTCTGAGACAAGTGCTTGA
- the LOC112569836 gene encoding leucine-rich repeat-containing protein 73-like yields MAEDVVLKVNELLTPADVSSICGALKKNRVRVLTFRECEIHSTDLHRILKFAASSSVLQKLTLNVGIITVLRHVELLSACIAKNKFITHLHLHGSILGDDGIKLLGKALVLHPTIISLDVGDCHLGDDAVDVLYDLLLPENNRPGLKELTLSANPRISAQGWARLAMALANCTTLRMLFVDYNPLGDYAASCLLVAVAASQNLEILDLEGCGLSEHTAQLILHLVQNHLGGLSKIVLNGNKIRRSTVNAIKTYLRENHLDTESECTSSDLDIETSSAASEATLDTISSKLKSSSSSSSSSSSSSSKTKSSDSSSESGSSEDETSTVKSFNTLDKEKKDEEKDDDSLGEELTEVPVYYA; encoded by the exons ATGGCAGAAGACGTAGTCCTAAAAGTTAACGAACTCTTGACACCGGCAGATGTATCCAGCATTTGTGGAGCATTAAAGAAGAACAGGGTACGCGTGCTTACCTTTCGTGAATGCGAAATTCACTCCACTGATCTTCATCGCATTCTGAAGTTCGCTGCGTCTAGTTCCGTGCTTCAGAAGTTAACGCTTAACGTTGGTATCATCACAGTTCTACGTCACGTGGAGCTTTTATCAGCATGCATCgcaaaaaataagtttataacGCATCTACA tCTCCATGGGAGCATTTTAGGAGATGATGGTATCAAACTTCTGGGTAAGGCACTGGTGCTGCATCCAACCATCATCTCTCTTGATGTAGGGGACTGTCATCTGGGAGATGATGCTGTGGATGTTCTGTATGATCTCTTGCTACCAGAGAACAATCGACCAG GTCTCAAAGAGCTGACGCTGAGTGCTAACCCTCGCATCTCAGCACAGGGCTGGGCTCGGTTGGCCATGGCTTTGGCCAACTGCACAACTCTGCGCATGCTGTTTGTAGACTACAACCCACTGGGTGACTAtgctgcctcctgtctacttgttgctgttgctgcctCACAGAATCTTGAAATTCTTGACCTTGAGGGATGTGGGTTGTCGGAACATACAGCTCAG TTGATCCTTCACTTGGTACAAAATCACCTTGGTGGCCTGAGCAAAATTGTGCTGAATGGCAACAAAATCCGAAGGTCAACAGTTAATGCCATCAAGACATATCTGCGTGAAAACCATTTGGACACTGAGAGCGAGTGCACTTCATCTGATCTTGACATCGAAACCTCCAGTGCAGCATCAGAGGCAACACTTGACACAATTTCATCTAAG TTGAAGTCAAGTTCATCTTcaagtagcagtagtagtagcagtagcagcaaaacaaaatcaagtgacagcagcagtgagTCAGGATCTAGCGAAGATGAAACCTCAACAGTGAAAAGTTTTAACACTTTggacaaggaaaagaaagatgaggaAAAGGATGATGACAGTTTGGGTGAAGAGTTAACTGAAGTTCCTGTCTATTATGCATGA